A region from the Terriglobales bacterium genome encodes:
- a CDS encoding HU family DNA-binding protein, with the protein MTKADLIDEVSRLVELTRKDSEVIVETIFDSIVHSLRAGDKIEIRGFGSFRTRQRKPRVGRNPKTGDRVEVPAKKIPFFKPSKELKDLVNTGAAQTTAPSPN; encoded by the coding sequence ATGACCAAAGCCGACCTGATCGACGAAGTTTCCCGCCTGGTGGAACTTACGCGCAAAGACAGCGAAGTGATCGTGGAGACCATCTTCGACAGCATCGTGCACTCGCTGCGCGCGGGAGACAAGATCGAGATCCGCGGGTTCGGCAGCTTCCGCACCCGCCAGCGCAAACCGCGGGTGGGCCGCAATCCCAAGACCGGCGACCGGGTCGAGGTGCCGGCCAAGAAGATCCCCTTCTTCAAGCCGAGCAAGGAATTGAAAGACCTGGTCAACACCGGCGCCGCACAAACCACGGCACCCAGCCCGAACTAA
- the sppA gene encoding signal peptide peptidase SppA → MANGDRSRTLLWVVVGGGAFFLFLIAVFTLVYLSMRTQRSDGFGGFGEKIAVVDLEGVILQPKTVVDQLKRYGDDSSIKAIILHVNTPGGGVAASQELYDAVKRIRDQKKKRIVASIETVGASGGYYVASATNKIFADRGSIVGSIGVIAQWVNYGDLMRWAKLKDITLKAGELKDAGNPSRDMTPEEKAYFQSLIDNMHGQFIHAVAEGRKMKEEDVKAMANGRVWTGEQALELKLIDQIGDFQACVEDTAKSVGIKGEPTLVRPEKERRTVLDLILGDADSLLPDLRAKVLQSHPSFFYLWK, encoded by the coding sequence ATGGCGAATGGTGACCGTTCCCGGACGCTGTTGTGGGTGGTGGTCGGGGGAGGCGCGTTCTTCCTCTTCCTGATCGCGGTCTTCACCCTGGTGTACCTGAGCATGCGCACGCAGCGCAGCGACGGCTTCGGGGGCTTCGGCGAGAAGATCGCGGTGGTGGACCTGGAGGGCGTCATTCTCCAGCCGAAGACGGTCGTGGACCAGCTCAAGCGCTACGGCGACGACAGCTCGATCAAGGCCATCATCCTGCACGTCAACACGCCGGGGGGCGGCGTGGCGGCCTCCCAGGAACTGTACGACGCGGTCAAGCGCATCCGCGACCAGAAGAAGAAACGGATCGTGGCTTCCATCGAGACGGTGGGGGCCAGCGGCGGCTATTACGTGGCCTCGGCGACCAACAAGATCTTCGCCGACCGCGGCTCCATCGTGGGGTCCATCGGGGTGATCGCGCAGTGGGTGAATTACGGCGACCTGATGCGCTGGGCCAAGCTGAAAGACATCACCCTGAAAGCCGGCGAGCTGAAGGATGCGGGCAATCCCTCGCGCGACATGACTCCGGAGGAGAAGGCGTACTTCCAAAGCCTGATCGACAACATGCACGGGCAGTTCATCCATGCCGTCGCCGAGGGCCGCAAGATGAAGGAAGAGGACGTCAAGGCCATGGCCAACGGGCGGGTGTGGACCGGCGAGCAGGCGCTGGAACTGAAGCTCATCGACCAGATCGGAGATTTCCAGGCCTGCGTGGAGGACACCGCCAAGTCGGTGGGGATCAAGGGCGAGCCCACGCTGGTCCGCCCGGAGAAAGAGCGCCGGACGGTGCTCGACCTGATCCTGGGCGACGCCGACAGCTTGCTGCCCGACCTGCGCGCCAAGGTGCTGCAGAGCCATCCCAGCTTCTTCTACCTGTGGAAGTAG
- a CDS encoding zinc ribbon domain-containing protein, with protein sequence MAFCTSCGATLDSNAQFCVKCGARQAVGVGGAAPAPASGGGALKIVLIVVAGVILLSVVGSVATMIFVGKRLHDAKVSIREHGGEATVETPMGTVHTTKDPAKIAENLGVDIYPGAKAIEGGSEVQTMGMRTVTGIFETSDPVDKVGDFYHEKYPKGIYTATDRETSIITGSQGSMVTIHIKDDGGKTKLTIVNMAGKGVRAPGAPEPPEPPEPPRERTN encoded by the coding sequence ATGGCTTTCTGCACTTCTTGCGGCGCAACCCTCGACTCCAACGCGCAATTCTGTGTCAAATGCGGCGCCCGTCAAGCCGTCGGTGTCGGCGGAGCGGCGCCGGCCCCGGCCTCCGGCGGCGGCGCCCTGAAAATCGTCCTGATCGTGGTCGCCGGCGTCATCCTCCTCAGCGTCGTGGGTTCGGTGGCGACCATGATTTTCGTCGGCAAGAGGCTGCACGACGCCAAGGTCAGCATCCGGGAGCACGGCGGCGAGGCGACAGTCGAGACTCCCATGGGCACCGTGCACACCACCAAGGACCCCGCCAAGATCGCCGAAAACCTGGGCGTCGACATCTATCCGGGGGCGAAGGCCATCGAGGGTGGCAGCGAAGTCCAGACCATGGGCATGCGCACCGTCACCGGCATCTTTGAGACCAGCGATCCGGTGGACAAGGTCGGCGACTTCTATCACGAGAAGTATCCCAAGGGCATATACACCGCCACTGACCGCGAAACCTCCATCATCACCGGCAGCCAGGGCTCGATGGTCACCATCCACATCAAGGACGACGGCGGCAAGACCAAGCTCACCATCGTGAACATGGCGGGCAAGGGCGTGCGCGCCCCCGGAGCGCCCGAGCCTCCAGAGCCGCCCGAACCTCCCCGCGAGCGGACCAACTAG
- a CDS encoding group I intron-associated PD-(D/E)XK endonuclease, whose translation MKKLTRARPRPCPRLPDRSAKGEWAEAAFLTKALGLRLTVCRPFSSHYRFDFLVVSPCGKVSRVQVKSAWTPQLHSDYFLNARPHGRSYRSPEIDFIAGYVVPEDVWYIIPVRDLHRHAPKVYPRVARSRSKWERYREAWHLLRS comes from the coding sequence ATGAAAAAGCTCACGCGCGCCCGCCCGCGCCCCTGTCCCCGTCTGCCCGACCGATCCGCCAAGGGGGAATGGGCCGAAGCCGCATTCCTGACCAAGGCACTCGGTCTCCGCCTGACCGTCTGCCGCCCGTTTTCCAGCCACTATCGCTTCGACTTTCTTGTCGTCTCGCCATGCGGCAAAGTCTCCCGCGTCCAGGTCAAGTCGGCCTGGACCCCGCAGCTGCATTCGGATTACTTTCTCAACGCCCGGCCTCACGGTCGCTCCTATCGTTCGCCGGAGATTGATTTTATCGCCGGCTACGTCGTGCCGGAAGACGTCTGGTACATCATCCCCGTCCGTGATCTACACCGCCATGCGCCCAAGGTGTATCCCCGCGTCGCTCGCAGCCGCAGCAAATGGGAGCGCTACCGCGAAGCCTGGCACTTGTTGCGCTCTTGA
- a CDS encoding OmpA family protein, translated as MKRIVVVVLLTGIALAQQPAQPAASAPQVAETNIVAKVQAPTYSDVNCAGFITDQPVPKDKYVAAGWATPHQTKFAARDYVYLSGSGFQEGQRYSIVRHIQDPNVMHYFDDQSRLIGDSGKPYADVGRVLVIGLNGSTAITQVEFACDAMVPGDVAVPFAAREIPALRPASRFDRFAPPNGKLTGRIIMAKDFDAEVGAGRKVYLNVGSGQGVKVGDYFRVTRTYKDIRRERTDSLSYKVYQSEDTQKDPATFPYTRIGELPRISLGELVVLAVTPKSSTGMITFSLEDIVVGDGVEMEEPPPPAPPAPAAAMNPPTISCMAKPATIRVGESSTITCDASSPDNRPLQFAFASNGGAMTQRDNVGMLTSNDVGSISVKATATDDRNLSAVALTTVNVEAPPAAPTASKMNEIAFKNNSAYVDNRAKAVLDDVALKLQQDPNSAVTLVGMADAKEAGAKRLAERRATNAAAYLSKSKGIDAARIHTKGGTEGGKKADIWMVPAGAQAP; from the coding sequence ATGAAGCGAATCGTAGTGGTCGTCCTGCTGACGGGCATCGCCCTGGCCCAGCAGCCTGCCCAGCCCGCGGCCAGCGCCCCTCAGGTCGCCGAAACCAACATCGTGGCCAAGGTGCAGGCGCCCACGTATTCGGACGTGAATTGCGCCGGGTTCATCACCGACCAGCCGGTGCCGAAGGACAAGTACGTCGCCGCGGGATGGGCCACGCCCCACCAGACGAAATTCGCCGCCCGCGATTACGTGTATCTGTCGGGCAGCGGCTTCCAGGAAGGCCAGCGCTATTCCATCGTGCGCCACATCCAGGACCCGAACGTGATGCACTACTTTGACGACCAATCCCGGTTGATCGGCGACAGCGGCAAGCCTTATGCAGACGTCGGCCGGGTGCTGGTGATCGGACTCAACGGCAGCACGGCCATCACCCAGGTGGAGTTCGCCTGTGATGCCATGGTGCCGGGGGATGTGGCGGTCCCGTTCGCCGCCCGCGAGATTCCCGCGCTGCGCCCCGCCAGCAGGTTCGACCGCTTCGCGCCGCCCAACGGCAAGCTGACCGGCCGCATCATCATGGCCAAGGACTTTGACGCCGAGGTCGGCGCCGGCAGGAAGGTCTACCTCAATGTGGGCAGCGGCCAGGGCGTAAAGGTCGGCGACTACTTCCGCGTTACCCGCACCTATAAAGACATCAGACGGGAGCGCACCGATTCGCTGTCCTACAAGGTCTACCAGAGTGAAGACACGCAGAAGGACCCGGCGACGTTCCCCTACACCCGGATCGGCGAACTGCCGCGCATCAGCCTCGGGGAGTTGGTGGTCCTGGCAGTCACCCCCAAGAGTTCGACCGGCATGATCACCTTCTCCCTGGAAGACATCGTGGTGGGAGACGGGGTGGAGATGGAAGAACCGCCACCGCCGGCGCCCCCGGCGCCCGCCGCCGCCATGAACCCGCCCACCATCTCCTGCATGGCCAAGCCGGCGACCATCCGGGTGGGAGAGAGTTCGACCATCACCTGCGATGCCAGCAGTCCCGACAATCGCCCGCTGCAGTTCGCCTTTGCCTCCAACGGCGGCGCGATGACCCAGCGTGACAACGTGGGCATGCTGACTTCGAATGATGTGGGCAGCATCAGCGTGAAGGCCACCGCCACCGACGACCGCAATCTGTCGGCGGTCGCGCTCACCACGGTCAACGTGGAAGCGCCCCCGGCGGCGCCCACCGCCTCCAAGATGAATGAGATCGCTTTCAAGAACAACAGCGCCTACGTGGACAACCGGGCCAAGGCAGTGCTGGACGACGTCGCCCTCAAGCTGCAGCAGGACCCGAACTCCGCGGTCACGCTGGTGGGGATGGCCGATGCGAAGGAAGCCGGGGCCAAGCGCCTGGCGGAGCGTCGCGCCACCAACGCCGCTGCCTATCTGTCGAAATCGAAGGGTATCGACGCCGCCCGCATCCACACCAAGGGCGGGACGGAAGGCGGCAAGAAAGCCGACATCTGGATGGTGCCGGCGGGCGCGCAGGCGCCGTAA
- the aroE gene encoding shikimate dehydrogenase — MATTATFVPRHLPLRLPRVCVAVTASNAADMIAKAEALARDNPFIEFRLDYIRQPGSALPRLRRFLEYHPEVLAIGTCRRAASGGKFRGSVAAEADILVKAAAVGCQLLDLELQSAVAMKPKDLQRVRHAAALILSSHDFRATRKLEETFRKMTAFPADFYKIVSTATHLADNVTLMKFLEEKSHQRSVIGVCMGEQGIISRVLGVRAGSAFTFAAATPGEETAPGQVDSRTLRDVYRIEQVENSTRVYGVAGDPIEHSLSPAMMNAAFRRETVNAVYLALHAKSLADLMACVRQIPIHGLSITMPYKQEIIKHLHNIEPLANKIGAVNTVIRAQDGKLYGFNTDVAGIVRPLEQRLPLKGAKVLVLGAGGAARAAVFGLKERGAEVFIVNRSSSAGQKLAKKAKSKFLTQSQMRKLQFDAIINATPVGMGSGKQSPLKEKEINARFLFDLVYVPAETRLMKLARARGLQVIPGSEMFVQQGARQFEIWTGKPAPVEEMQRIVTMALQAPKK, encoded by the coding sequence ATGGCAACCACCGCCACCTTCGTGCCCCGGCACCTGCCTCTACGGCTGCCCCGGGTCTGTGTGGCCGTGACCGCCAGCAATGCCGCCGACATGATTGCCAAGGCGGAGGCCCTGGCACGCGATAACCCCTTTATTGAGTTCAGGTTAGACTACATCCGGCAGCCGGGGTCGGCGCTCCCCAGGCTGCGCAGATTTCTTGAGTACCATCCCGAAGTTTTGGCGATCGGGACCTGTCGACGGGCGGCCAGCGGCGGCAAGTTCCGGGGGTCGGTGGCCGCCGAAGCCGACATTCTGGTCAAGGCTGCTGCCGTCGGCTGCCAGTTGCTGGACCTGGAGTTGCAAAGCGCCGTCGCCATGAAGCCGAAGGACCTGCAGCGGGTGCGCCACGCCGCGGCGCTCATCCTCTCCTCCCACGACTTCCGCGCCACCCGCAAGCTGGAGGAGACCTTCCGCAAGATGACCGCCTTTCCTGCGGACTTCTACAAGATCGTCAGCACCGCCACGCACCTCGCCGACAATGTGACTCTGATGAAATTCCTGGAGGAGAAGAGCCACCAGCGCTCGGTGATCGGCGTGTGCATGGGAGAGCAGGGGATCATCAGCCGGGTGCTGGGAGTGCGCGCCGGCAGCGCCTTCACCTTCGCCGCTGCCACCCCGGGCGAAGAGACCGCCCCCGGCCAGGTGGACAGCCGCACCTTGCGCGACGTCTACCGCATCGAGCAGGTGGAGAATTCGACCCGCGTGTACGGCGTCGCCGGCGATCCCATCGAGCACTCGCTGTCGCCGGCGATGATGAACGCCGCCTTCCGCCGCGAAACGGTGAACGCCGTCTACCTGGCGCTGCACGCCAAGAGCCTGGCCGACCTGATGGCCTGCGTGCGCCAGATCCCCATCCACGGGCTGAGCATCACCATGCCCTACAAGCAGGAGATCATCAAGCACCTGCACAACATCGAGCCGCTGGCCAACAAGATTGGCGCGGTCAACACCGTCATCCGTGCGCAGGATGGGAAGCTGTATGGCTTCAATACCGACGTGGCCGGGATCGTGCGTCCGCTGGAGCAGCGCCTGCCCCTGAAGGGGGCGAAGGTCCTGGTGCTGGGCGCGGGCGGGGCGGCGCGCGCCGCGGTGTTCGGGTTGAAGGAGCGGGGGGCGGAGGTCTTCATCGTCAACCGCAGCTCTTCTGCCGGCCAGAAGCTGGCCAAGAAGGCCAAGAGCAAGTTCCTTACCCAGAGCCAGATGCGCAAGCTGCAGTTCGACGCCATCATCAACGCGACGCCGGTGGGCATGGGCAGCGGCAAACAGTCTCCTCTGAAAGAGAAGGAGATCAACGCGCGTTTCCTGTTCGACCTGGTGTACGTCCCCGCCGAGACCCGCCTGATGAAGCTGGCGCGGGCCCGCGGGCTACAGGTCATCCCCGGCTCCGAGATGTTCGTGCAGCAGGGCGCGCGGCAATTCGAGATCTGGACCGGCAAGCCCGCGCCGGTCGAAGAGATGCAACGCATCGTCACCATGGCCCTGCAAGCGCCCAAGAAATAA
- a CDS encoding GvpL/GvpF family gas vesicle protein codes for MAWYAYCITEQQAFQGETRARRPFPIEGLKGILGAQVFGYPSGEFAIIVSEYDREGQQLDQRAVLDHARVVSECFRNTTVLPFRFGTVFESDEALRRAVRSNRKAFVDSVSRLRGKAEMHLKLLVKDGSLREALTEIVLPETAGGEYLTKLREKAVRQRERQTRARAISVQVHKLFNPLDEEVCCKKVDSGGMLIDIAHLIDNKSVEKYQNRYSTVSKHLKDIEVQISGPWPPYHFMPNKVRAS; via the coding sequence ATGGCGTGGTACGCGTACTGCATCACCGAGCAGCAGGCTTTCCAAGGCGAGACTCGAGCTCGCAGACCCTTTCCCATCGAAGGTCTCAAAGGCATCCTCGGCGCCCAGGTGTTCGGGTACCCGAGCGGCGAATTCGCGATCATCGTCAGTGAGTACGACCGCGAAGGCCAGCAACTGGACCAGCGTGCCGTTCTCGACCATGCGCGGGTAGTGAGCGAGTGCTTCCGCAACACCACGGTGTTGCCCTTCCGCTTCGGCACCGTCTTCGAGAGCGACGAAGCTCTGCGCCGCGCGGTGCGCTCCAACCGCAAGGCCTTCGTGGACAGCGTCAGCCGGCTGCGGGGCAAGGCGGAGATGCACCTGAAGCTGCTGGTCAAGGACGGCTCCCTGCGCGAGGCGCTCACCGAGATCGTGCTGCCCGAGACAGCCGGGGGCGAATACCTGACCAAGCTTCGCGAGAAAGCCGTCCGGCAACGCGAGCGCCAGACCCGCGCCCGCGCCATCTCCGTCCAGGTGCACAAGCTGTTCAATCCGCTGGACGAGGAGGTATGCTGCAAGAAAGTGGATTCCGGCGGCATGCTCATCGACATCGCCCATCTCATCGACAATAAGTCGGTGGAGAAGTATCAGAACCGCTACAGCACGGTATCGAAGCACCTGAAGGACATCGAGGTGCAGATCAGCGGTCCGTGGCCCCCCTACCACTTCATGCCCAACAAAGTGCGCGCCAGCTGA
- a CDS encoding TraR/DksA family transcriptional regulator: MDKKKLEQFKKKLEQRQQELRRTVSRNVQDGRAADSEDIAQDIADKAANSYTKEFLFSQSSNDRALLARVEEALVRIREGSFGECVNCGDEVNAKRLEAVPWARYCIKCQEKIEQGQIQETRP; encoded by the coding sequence ATGGATAAGAAGAAGCTCGAGCAATTCAAGAAGAAGCTGGAACAACGGCAGCAGGAGCTGCGGCGGACGGTCTCCCGCAACGTACAGGACGGGCGCGCGGCCGACAGCGAGGACATCGCCCAGGACATCGCCGACAAGGCGGCGAACTCCTATACCAAGGAATTCCTCTTCTCCCAGAGCAGCAACGACCGCGCCCTGCTGGCCCGCGTCGAGGAGGCCCTGGTCCGAATCCGCGAAGGCAGTTTCGGGGAATGCGTCAACTGCGGCGACGAAGTGAACGCCAAGCGCCTGGAAGCCGTCCCCTGGGCGCGCTACTGCATCAAGTGCCAGGAGAAGATCGAGCAAGGGCAGATCCAGGAGACCAGGCCGTAA